A single window of Thiomicrorhabdus immobilis DNA harbors:
- the hisH gene encoding imidazole glycerol phosphate synthase subunit HisH, protein MDQKLVAVIDYGMGNLRSVSKAAEHVAPANTRILVTHNPDDIAAADAVIFPGQGAAKACMAALQETGMIHPVQQAAKEKPFLGICMGLQVLMSHSDENQGIKCLDVIPGEVKHFEFEPGSNLKTPHMGWNQIHQTQEHAMWHNIPQDSRFYFVHSYYVQPKNPDIITGLTTHGITFPSVLSHNNLFAIQAHPEKSADHGLQLFKNFLQWNGQ, encoded by the coding sequence ATGGATCAAAAGTTAGTTGCGGTTATTGATTACGGCATGGGGAACTTACGCTCGGTTTCAAAAGCCGCAGAACATGTTGCACCAGCTAATACCCGTATTTTGGTAACCCATAATCCTGATGACATTGCCGCTGCAGACGCGGTCATTTTCCCAGGTCAAGGTGCGGCCAAAGCGTGCATGGCCGCTTTGCAGGAAACCGGAATGATTCACCCTGTACAACAAGCCGCTAAAGAGAAACCTTTTCTTGGCATCTGTATGGGGCTACAGGTTTTGATGAGCCATAGCGATGAGAATCAAGGCATAAAATGTCTGGATGTCATCCCTGGTGAAGTGAAACACTTTGAATTTGAGCCTGGCTCAAATCTTAAAACCCCACATATGGGATGGAATCAAATCCACCAAACCCAAGAACACGCAATGTGGCATAACATCCCACAAGACAGCCGTTTCTATTTTGTGCACAGCTACTATGTACAGCCAAAAAACCCAGACATTATCACAGGCCTAACCACCCATGGAATCACCTTCCCTTCAGTGTTAAGCCATAACAATTTATTTGCAATTCAAGCCCACCCTGAAAAAAGTGCTGACCACGGTCTACAGCTATTCAAAAACTTTTTACAGTGGAACGGACAATAG